The following coding sequences are from one Hippopotamus amphibius kiboko isolate mHipAmp2 chromosome 9, mHipAmp2.hap2, whole genome shotgun sequence window:
- the LOC130829046 gene encoding salivary gland specific protein SAGSIN1 isoform X2 encodes MAAALSGLAVRLSRSAAARSYGVFCKGLTRTLLIFFDLAWRLRINFPYLYIVASMMLNVRLQVHIEIH; translated from the coding sequence ATGGCGGCGGCTCTGTCGGGCCTGGCTGTCCGGCTGTCGCGCTCGGCCGCCGCCCGCTCCTATGGGGTCTTCTGCAAGGGGCTGACCCGCACGCTGCTCATCTTCTTCGACCTGGCCTGGCGGTTGCGCATCAACTTCCCCTACCTCTACATCGTGGCTTCCATGATGCTCAACGTCCGCCTGCAG